AAATTTTAGCTAAATTTACGAGATTAAATTTCATAAATAAAGAGCTAAAATGCAAGTAACACTTCTAAATTTCACTCCTCTTAATATCTGCTCGCACGCGATTCGCACGTGTTGGCAAAGCTTTGACAAGGGTGATAATGGAGGTGAAAAAGATATCGAGCTGATTGATCGAGTGGGCAACAAATACAAGCACGCAAGCACGCTTGAGCATCTTTATTATAACTTTTACATCCAAGGAATTTCGCGCGCACTGCTTCAAGAACTAGCTCGTCACCGCATAGCAAGCTTAAGCGTAAAATCAACCCGTTACACACTAAAAGAGCTTAGAAACGAGGCGAAATTTGAGTTAGGCGACTTTGAAAACGCAAGCAGATACATCATACTAACGGGTAACGAGCTAATTGATAACACAAGCATAAAAGCGCTTGATAATCTGCGCGAAATTTTAGCTACGACTACAACGAGCC
This Campylobacter sp. RM16192 DNA region includes the following protein-coding sequences:
- the thyX gene encoding FAD-dependent thymidylate synthase, which codes for MQVTLLNFTPLNICSHAIRTCWQSFDKGDNGGEKDIELIDRVGNKYKHASTLEHLYYNFYIQGISRALLQELARHRIASLSVKSTRYTLKELRNEAKFELGDFENASRYIILTGNELIDNTSIKALDNLREILATTTTSLDIVKYCLPECYKTELTWSVNARSLQNFLSLRSSKSALWEIRDLAHKIYGALPDEHRFIFENHIANSEH